Proteins encoded together in one Thermococcus gammatolerans EJ3 window:
- a CDS encoding THUMP domain-containing protein: protein MVVLIVTCPPGREGDAILELEWALGRVRVRGTDWRGLLVAESPLSKDEAIERLKRFETQAIQRVVPLDLLVPASLDVIEQRAIELMGGKTGTFAVRARVRGNKKLREMELERKIGEAIVRAYGLRVNLTDPDWTLAIEVLGKKAGVGVLGRGEILRFKVVE, encoded by the coding sequence ATGGTTGTCCTTATCGTCACCTGTCCCCCCGGGAGGGAGGGGGACGCAATCCTCGAGCTGGAATGGGCCCTCGGCCGTGTTCGGGTAAGGGGAACTGACTGGAGGGGACTACTCGTAGCCGAAAGCCCCCTTTCAAAAGATGAGGCGATCGAGAGGCTCAAAAGATTCGAAACCCAGGCGATCCAGAGGGTTGTCCCCCTTGACCTCCTTGTTCCCGCTTCCCTTGATGTGATAGAACAGAGGGCGATTGAGCTCATGGGAGGTAAAACCGGAACCTTTGCGGTCAGGGCAAGGGTGAGGGGGAACAAAAAGCTGAGGGAGATGGAACTTGAAAGGAAGATAGGAGAGGCCATCGTGAGGGCTTACGGCCTTAGGGTGAACCTCACCGACCCAGATTGGACCCTCGCCATCGAGGTCCTCGGGAAGAAAGCGGGCGTTGGTGTTCTAGGCAGGGGGGAGATCCTCAGGTTTAAGGTCGTTGAGTAG
- a CDS encoding ASCH domain-containing protein: MRRWKMGLQEEYLKAIAEGKKKIEGRLYDEKRQAIKPGDEIVFENKLVCVVKDLRVYSSFREMLEKEGLENVLPGVKSIEEGVKVYRKFYSEEKEKKYGVVAIEVEPVAWIGEPLE; this comes from the coding sequence TTGAGACGCTGGAAGATGGGCCTCCAGGAGGAGTACCTGAAGGCCATAGCTGAAGGCAAGAAAAAGATTGAAGGCAGATTGTACGACGAGAAGAGGCAGGCGATAAAGCCGGGCGACGAGATAGTCTTCGAGAACAAGCTCGTCTGCGTCGTGAAGGACCTGAGGGTCTACTCGTCCTTCAGGGAGATGCTCGAAAAAGAGGGTCTTGAGAACGTCCTGCCCGGAGTGAAGAGCATCGAGGAGGGCGTTAAGGTCTACAGAAAGTTTTATTCCGAGGAGAAGGAGAAGAAGTACGGCGTAGTTGCGATAGAGGTCGAACCGGTGGCGTGGATTGGGGAGCCGTTAGAATGA
- a CDS encoding DUF433 domain-containing protein translates to MLELLTNGWSFENLLESYPQLTKEDLNALLKG, encoded by the coding sequence ATACTCGAACTCCTCACAAACGGCTGGAGCTTTGAAAACCTACTTGAGAGCTATCCACAACTGACGAAAGAAGACTTAAACGCTCTTCTCAAAGGTTAA
- a CDS encoding carboxypeptidase M32 — translation MNSVFQNETIREILTKYRRIWAIGHAQSVLGWDMEVNMPKEGILERSVAQGELSVLSQEFLLKPDFVELVEKAKSIEDLNEYERGVVRVLDRSIRISRSFPPEFLREMSEVTSQATKAWEEAKRTDDYSKFEPWLDKIIDLAKRAAEYLGYEEEPYDALLDMFEEGLRTKEVERMFDKLEKELKPLLERIMEEGKVPQSHPLEKEKYEREQMEKVNLWILEKFGFPLGVRSRLDVSAHPFTTEFGIRDVRITTRYEGYDFRRTILSTVHEFGHALYELQQDERFMFSPIAGGVSLGIHESQSRFWENIIGRSREFAGLIYPVLKENLPFMTNYTPEDVYLYFNMVRPDFIRTEADVVTYNFHILLRFKLERMMLNEGVKAKDLPELWNEEMERLLGIRPKSYAEGILQDIHWAHGTIGYFPTYSIGTLLASQLYYHMKKDIPDFEDKVAKAKFEPIKAWLREKIHRWGSIYPPKELLKKAIGEELNPDYFIRWVKERYL, via the coding sequence ATGAACAGCGTCTTCCAGAACGAGACGATCAGAGAGATTCTGACCAAGTACCGCAGGATATGGGCCATCGGCCACGCCCAGAGCGTTCTCGGCTGGGACATGGAGGTCAACATGCCGAAGGAGGGAATCCTTGAGAGGAGCGTTGCTCAGGGGGAGCTTTCAGTCCTCAGCCAGGAGTTTCTGCTCAAGCCGGACTTCGTCGAGCTCGTTGAGAAGGCGAAGAGCATAGAGGACCTCAACGAGTATGAGCGCGGCGTCGTTCGCGTCCTCGACCGCTCGATAAGAATCAGCCGCTCGTTCCCGCCCGAGTTCCTGAGGGAGATGAGTGAGGTTACGAGTCAGGCGACCAAGGCCTGGGAAGAGGCCAAGAGGACCGACGACTACTCCAAGTTCGAGCCCTGGCTCGACAAAATAATTGATCTCGCCAAGAGGGCTGCTGAGTACCTCGGCTACGAAGAGGAGCCCTACGACGCCCTCTTGGACATGTTCGAGGAGGGACTCAGGACTAAAGAAGTCGAGAGGATGTTCGACAAGCTCGAGAAGGAACTAAAGCCCCTCCTTGAGAGGATAATGGAAGAGGGCAAGGTTCCGCAGAGCCACCCCCTCGAGAAGGAGAAGTATGAGAGGGAGCAGATGGAGAAGGTGAACCTCTGGATTCTCGAGAAGTTCGGCTTCCCGCTTGGAGTTCGCTCAAGGCTCGACGTTTCTGCTCACCCGTTCACGACCGAGTTCGGAATAAGGGACGTGAGGATAACCACGCGCTACGAGGGCTACGACTTCAGGAGGACGATACTGAGCACCGTCCACGAGTTCGGGCATGCACTCTACGAGCTCCAGCAGGACGAGCGCTTCATGTTCAGCCCGATTGCAGGTGGTGTCTCCCTTGGAATCCACGAGAGCCAGAGCAGGTTCTGGGAAAACATCATCGGGCGCTCAAGGGAGTTCGCGGGGCTAATCTACCCCGTCCTGAAGGAGAACCTGCCCTTCATGACCAACTACACGCCGGAGGACGTCTACCTATACTTCAACATGGTCAGGCCAGACTTCATCAGAACTGAGGCCGACGTCGTCACCTACAACTTCCACATACTGCTCCGCTTCAAGCTCGAGAGGATGATGCTCAACGAGGGCGTCAAGGCCAAAGACTTACCAGAGCTCTGGAACGAGGAGATGGAGAGGCTCCTCGGCATAAGGCCTAAGAGCTATGCAGAGGGCATCCTTCAGGACATCCACTGGGCGCACGGAACAATAGGCTACTTCCCGACCTACAGCATTGGAACGCTCCTCGCGAGCCAGCTCTACTACCACATGAAGAAGGACATACCCGACTTCGAGGACAAGGTGGCCAAAGCGAAGTTCGAGCCCATCAAGGCCTGGCTGAGGGAGAAGATACACCGCTGGGGAAGCATCTATCCGCCGAAGGAGCTCCTAAAGAAGGCCATCGGCGAGGAACTGAACCCGGACTACTTCATCCGCTGGGTGAAGGAGAGGTATCTGTGA
- a CDS encoding carbohydrate kinase family protein, translating into MEVELVVLGHVSIDTIVFPDGGRIEMPGGAAAAVATSAALAGAKVGLVTKVGEDFPREWLQKLAKYVDIRGVQVLPGKTIHIWVIYKPDGSVESPVEVGVAERMGETPIPEEYLKAKLFHIAPIPPEEQLKVIERLGKMRISVDFNPTYYEDYRRKPELVRELVSRSYIVFPNEREAKLITGLDDVRKAAEELHSWGAELVVVTRGEKGVLIYDGDFHEFPALPVEGEIDPTGAGDAFAGGFLAGLVKGKALEECARLGLERAREVLKKSGSWSV; encoded by the coding sequence ATGGAAGTAGAACTCGTCGTCCTCGGTCACGTTTCGATAGACACGATAGTCTTCCCGGACGGGGGTAGAATCGAGATGCCCGGAGGGGCGGCGGCAGCAGTGGCCACTTCTGCCGCTCTGGCGGGAGCAAAGGTCGGCCTCGTCACTAAAGTTGGCGAGGATTTTCCGAGGGAATGGCTCCAAAAGCTCGCGAAATACGTCGATATCAGGGGAGTTCAAGTCCTGCCCGGAAAGACGATTCACATCTGGGTTATCTACAAACCCGATGGAAGCGTCGAGTCGCCCGTTGAGGTGGGTGTGGCCGAGAGAATGGGCGAGACGCCGATCCCGGAGGAGTACCTGAAGGCCAAGCTCTTCCACATAGCTCCGATTCCACCGGAAGAGCAGTTGAAGGTCATCGAGAGACTTGGGAAAATGAGGATCAGCGTTGACTTCAACCCGACCTACTACGAGGACTACCGGAGAAAACCCGAGCTTGTGAGGGAGCTCGTCTCAAGGAGCTACATCGTTTTCCCAAACGAGAGGGAGGCAAAGCTCATCACCGGCCTCGACGACGTGAGGAAGGCCGCCGAGGAGTTGCACTCGTGGGGGGCGGAGCTGGTCGTGGTAACGCGGGGCGAAAAGGGAGTTCTGATTTATGACGGCGACTTCCACGAGTTCCCCGCCCTGCCAGTCGAAGGGGAGATAGACCCGACGGGTGCAGGAGATGCCTTCGCGGGTGGCTTTCTTGCCGGACTCGTGAAGGGGAAGGCTCTGGAGGAATGCGCGAGGCTCGGCCTTGAAAGGGCCAGGGAGGTCTTGAAAAAGAGTGGAAGCTGGAGCGTTTAG
- a CDS encoding DUF58 domain-containing protein: MPGEIKPELTERAAETLLAMWLILISAFFFLRWELAYLILPILWVFFVSIFFFRPEIKLEVRREIPHDRMLEGEVAEIRLRVKSNARIPSLKIEEDIPDGLELVEGSREHVLSLGKDEERVIKYRVRVRRGIHEFNGVRVSYRDPMGFFKLDHFIEHYTELIGMPLIEDVPTPYSTRGTKITAGPLPSPRIGEGVEFHAIREYQPGDPLKIINWKATAKTGKIMANEYESERKVDVIFIVDASYRGRRVFDHLVRAAASLMLNALNNGTSFGLLLAEAVPLWVRVDYGKRHFFKCIDFLSTAKPDRNNMIAYQVEHLIRSRFPARAQLLYFSTLLTEESREALRTMSAYGYRVVVISPDPYSLVEPKTKEEELAVRILRLKRKAQLRRMATYGIIIDWDVKKPLKAAIAEVIHP, from the coding sequence ATGCCCGGGGAAATAAAGCCCGAACTGACGGAGAGGGCTGCGGAAACCCTGCTTGCGATGTGGCTGATACTCATCTCGGCCTTCTTCTTCCTGAGATGGGAGCTGGCCTATCTGATACTCCCCATACTCTGGGTCTTCTTCGTGTCGATCTTCTTTTTCAGACCCGAGATAAAGCTCGAGGTGAGGAGGGAGATACCCCACGATAGAATGCTCGAAGGTGAGGTAGCCGAGATAAGGCTGAGGGTAAAATCGAACGCAAGGATACCAAGCCTCAAGATCGAAGAAGACATCCCCGATGGGCTCGAACTCGTGGAGGGGAGCCGGGAGCACGTGCTCTCCCTCGGAAAGGATGAGGAACGTGTGATAAAGTATAGGGTAAGGGTCAGGCGGGGAATACACGAGTTCAACGGCGTAAGGGTAAGTTACCGGGATCCGATGGGCTTCTTCAAGCTCGACCACTTCATAGAGCACTACACCGAACTCATAGGCATGCCCCTCATCGAGGACGTCCCAACGCCATACTCAACGCGGGGAACCAAGATCACCGCCGGCCCGCTGCCATCTCCGAGAATCGGTGAGGGAGTCGAGTTTCACGCCATCAGGGAGTACCAGCCCGGCGATCCACTGAAGATAATCAACTGGAAGGCAACGGCAAAGACAGGCAAGATAATGGCAAACGAGTACGAAAGCGAGAGGAAAGTGGATGTTATATTCATAGTGGACGCATCCTACAGGGGGCGGAGGGTCTTCGACCATCTCGTTAGGGCTGCCGCCTCCCTCATGCTCAACGCCCTCAACAACGGAACCAGCTTCGGTTTGCTCCTGGCGGAGGCCGTCCCCCTGTGGGTGCGCGTCGATTACGGGAAGAGACACTTCTTCAAGTGCATAGACTTCCTCAGTACGGCGAAGCCCGATAGGAACAACATGATAGCCTATCAGGTCGAGCACCTTATTAGATCCCGCTTCCCTGCAAGGGCCCAGCTCCTCTACTTCTCCACGCTCCTCACGGAGGAGAGTAGGGAGGCACTGAGAACGATGTCGGCTTACGGTTACAGGGTCGTCGTTATTTCCCCTGACCCGTACAGCCTCGTCGAGCCGAAGACGAAGGAGGAAGAGCTCGCAGTAAGGATCCTTAGACTAAAGAGGAAGGCACAGCTCAGGAGGATGGCAACCTACGGGATCATAATCGACTGGGACGTCAAAAAACCTCTCAAAGCGGCCATCGCAGAGGTGATCCATCCATGA